One window of SAR202 cluster bacterium genomic DNA carries:
- a CDS encoding PDZ domain-containing protein, whose amino-acid sequence MIFILQLLALIVILVVIHELGHFVTAKLFGIKVNEFGVGFPPKLWGVKKGETEYTINAVPLGGFVKLEGENDPSHPRSLAAKPPWQRAIVLASGSFMNAVLAIAIFAGLYMVPRDVQIGDVFVDQVTPNSPAAAAGLMAGDQVLFADGKDIESVSHLGAIISRNLGEDMDVTVQRGGQTLETTVSPRWDPPEGEGPTGVVLRLENATIVERSDPFWEAIPKGFKEVGTVLSVTWNALTSWVGGDAPVPFSGPVGIVRGTQEVVDEGGALVLIPLAALLSVSLAIFNILPIPALDGGRLLFVIIEFVRGGKRIPPEKEGLVHMIGFALLIAMVLVISYNDITKIIRGESFIR is encoded by the coding sequence ATGATCTTTATCCTTCAACTTCTTGCTCTGATAGTTATCCTGGTAGTCATCCACGAGCTAGGCCACTTTGTCACCGCCAAGCTCTTTGGCATCAAAGTCAACGAGTTCGGCGTCGGCTTCCCCCCCAAGCTCTGGGGCGTTAAAAAGGGCGAGACTGAATACACCATCAACGCGGTGCCCCTCGGCGGCTTCGTGAAGCTGGAAGGCGAGAACGACCCATCTCACCCCAGAAGCCTGGCCGCCAAGCCCCCCTGGCAGCGGGCCATTGTCCTGGCCTCCGGCTCCTTCATGAACGCCGTCCTGGCCATCGCCATCTTCGCCGGCCTGTACATGGTCCCCCGCGACGTGCAGATAGGCGACGTCTTCGTGGATCAGGTGACTCCTAACTCTCCCGCCGCCGCCGCGGGCCTTATGGCCGGTGACCAGGTCCTTTTCGCTGACGGAAAGGACATCGAAAGCGTCAGCCACCTCGGCGCCATCATCTCCCGCAATCTCGGCGAGGACATGGACGTAACCGTGCAGCGGGGTGGTCAGACCTTAGAGACCACAGTATCTCCTCGATGGGACCCGCCAGAAGGAGAAGGCCCCACGGGCGTTGTCCTTCGACTCGAAAACGCCACCATAGTCGAGCGTTCCGACCCTTTCTGGGAAGCTATCCCCAAGGGCTTCAAGGAGGTGGGCACCGTCCTGTCGGTTACCTGGAACGCCCTGACTAGCTGGGTTGGCGGCGATGCCCCTGTCCCATTCTCCGGCCCTGTAGGCATCGTTCGCGGCACCCAGGAGGTGGTTGATGAAGGCGGCGCGCTGGTGCTTATCCCCCTGGCCGCCCTCCTCAGCGTCAGCCTCGCCATCTTTAACATCCTCCCCATACCCGCCCTCGATGGCGGCCGCCTCCTCTTCGTCATCATTGAGTTCGTTCGTGGCGGCAAACGTATCCCGCCGGAAAAAGAAGGTCTCGTCCACATGATAGGTTTCGCCCTTTTAATCGCCATGGTGCTGGTGATAAGCTACAACGACATCACCAAAATCATCCGCGGAGAAAGCTTCATTAGATAG
- the ispG gene encoding flavodoxin-dependent (E)-4-hydroxy-3-methylbut-2-enyl-diphosphate synthase produces the protein MTKRRVTKAIYVGNVKIGGDAPIAVQSMTKTDTRNVAATVSQIKGLEEVGCDIIRCAVPDMEAAKALAEIKKQIKIPLVADIHFHYQLALEALRSGVDALRLNPGNIRDPERVKEVVRAAKERQVPIRIGVNFGSLPPVGGIGKSRGFSRVMDMVNQLPKAGEAVEGDYTAVDHMVATGLWEIGLLESLDFDLIKISLKAFDVPTTIQAYQRLAAMVPYPLHLGITEAGTVKSGSIRSAIGLGYLLYQGIGDTIRVSLSGDSREEVTAGYEILKSLNLRQKGATLVACPSCGRADVDVIKLSNTVDEMLKKVNKNIKVAVMGCEVNGPGEAKDADIGIAAGAGRAIIFRKGQKVKVVPAAEMLTALMEEVEKAPA, from the coding sequence ATGACTAAACGCAGAGTCACCAAGGCCATCTACGTCGGCAATGTCAAAATCGGCGGCGACGCCCCCATCGCCGTCCAGTCCATGACCAAGACCGACACCCGCAACGTGGCCGCCACCGTCAGCCAGATTAAAGGCCTGGAAGAGGTGGGCTGCGACATCATTCGATGCGCCGTGCCGGACATGGAAGCGGCCAAGGCCCTGGCCGAAATCAAGAAGCAGATTAAAATACCCCTCGTCGCCGATATCCATTTCCACTACCAGCTCGCATTAGAAGCCCTTCGAAGCGGCGTGGACGCCCTCCGCCTCAACCCCGGCAACATTCGAGACCCCGAGCGAGTTAAAGAGGTGGTCCGAGCCGCCAAAGAACGCCAGGTCCCCATACGCATCGGTGTCAACTTCGGCAGCCTGCCCCCCGTCGGCGGCATCGGCAAGTCCCGAGGCTTCTCCCGCGTCATGGACATGGTCAACCAGCTCCCCAAGGCTGGCGAGGCCGTCGAAGGCGACTACACCGCCGTCGACCACATGGTCGCCACCGGCCTCTGGGAAATCGGCCTCCTTGAGTCCCTGGACTTCGATCTTATCAAGATATCCCTCAAAGCCTTCGACGTCCCCACCACCATCCAGGCTTACCAGCGCCTGGCTGCCATGGTCCCCTACCCGCTTCACCTCGGCATCACCGAGGCCGGCACCGTCAAGTCCGGCTCCATCCGCAGCGCCATCGGTCTCGGCTATCTCCTCTACCAAGGCATCGGCGATACCATCCGCGTCTCACTCAGCGGCGACTCGCGAGAGGAGGTCACCGCCGGCTACGAGATTCTGAAGTCCCTCAACCTCCGCCAGAAAGGCGCCACCCTGGTGGCCTGCCCTAGCTGCGGCCGCGCCGACGTGGACGTTATCAAGCTATCCAACACCGTCGACGAGATGCTCAAAAAAGTGAACAAGAACATCAAAGTGGCCGTCATGGGCTGCGAAGTCAACGGCCCCGGCGAAGCCAAGGACGCCGACATAGGCATCGCCGCCGGCGCGGGCCGCGCCATCATCTTCCGCAAGGGGCAAAAGGTGAAAGTCGTGCCCGCTGCTGAAATGCTGACCGCACTCATGGAAGAGGTGGAGAAAGCCCCCGCCTAG
- a CDS encoding alpha/beta hydrolase, with protein sequence MGDYLLVSGAGLGGWAWGPVWGYMKAPPISPPRLYLREPVEQAITVNAAGVAENQARPDMNLQQCVDALVKLVKDNGLQKPVLVGHGVAAPVVLKAASALESTPRRVVLVGGVLPKEGRSAASVLPPLVRMPFMLQSLLGGGRGVKMPKFLIHNVWCSGMSYEESVKVVGRFQALPTRLLKSRVSLKGLELKFPVTYIVLEQDKLISPKEQRRMAHGLGYVEIDRLEACHAAMLHKPRELADLLLRYS encoded by the coding sequence ATGGGCGATTATCTTCTAGTATCCGGCGCGGGGCTGGGCGGCTGGGCCTGGGGCCCGGTATGGGGCTATATGAAGGCCCCGCCGATAAGCCCGCCTCGATTGTACCTTCGGGAGCCGGTGGAGCAGGCGATTACGGTTAACGCGGCTGGGGTGGCGGAGAACCAGGCGCGTCCAGATATGAACCTGCAGCAATGTGTGGACGCGCTGGTGAAGCTGGTCAAGGATAACGGGCTGCAAAAGCCGGTGCTGGTGGGGCATGGCGTGGCGGCGCCGGTGGTGCTGAAGGCGGCATCGGCGTTGGAGTCGACGCCAAGGCGAGTGGTGCTGGTGGGCGGGGTGCTGCCCAAGGAGGGGAGGTCGGCGGCGAGCGTCTTACCGCCGCTGGTGCGGATGCCGTTTATGCTTCAGTCTTTGCTGGGTGGCGGTCGCGGTGTAAAGATGCCTAAGTTCCTGATACATAATGTCTGGTGCAGCGGGATGTCGTACGAGGAGAGCGTCAAGGTGGTGGGGCGATTTCAGGCCCTTCCCACTCGACTGTTGAAAAGCCGGGTTTCTTTAAAGGGGCTGGAGTTAAAGTTCCCGGTAACTTATATAGTCCTTGAGCAGGACAAGCTAATATCTCCCAAAGAGCAGCGTCGCATGGCCCATGGGCTAGGATATGTGGAGATCGACCGGCTGGAAGCGTGTCACGCGGCGATGCTGCATAAGCCGCGGGAGCTGGCCGACCTGCTTTTGCGCTACAGTTAG
- a CDS encoding L-seryl-tRNA(Sec) selenium transferase — protein sequence MSLRNLPSVEKVLNSGPVKGLLASYERQWLTDLARACIGESRDGVRNGHEAPSAEEIGTLVAERARRLSEVQPRRAINATGVIIHTNLGRAPLSREAIEAMMEAAQGYSNLELDLGDGRRGSRQAHLQPILQQLTGAEACLVVNNNASAVLLGLTAVAQGREVIVSRGEAVEIGGGFRVPSVLAQSGAKLVEVGTTNRTYVADYESAISENTAALLKVHASNFRVVGFTHAPETAELVALGKRRGIPALHDIGSGCLLDTRPYGLAYEPRPQDSVRDGADLVFFSGDKLLGGPQAGIIVGRKEMVDRLSSHPLARAIRIDKMSLAGLTATLLHYLKGEAISKVPVWAMIAASEAELKRRAIRWKRTLGERAQVVPSVSAIGGGSLPGETLRSWAVALDCQGVEGGADGVAARLRRHRPPVVGRIEDGMVLLDPRTVLAGEEREMLTAARAAFS from the coding sequence ATGTCATTGAGAAACCTTCCAAGCGTCGAGAAAGTCCTGAACAGTGGGCCGGTAAAGGGTCTGCTGGCCTCTTACGAACGCCAGTGGCTTACCGACCTGGCGCGCGCTTGCATTGGCGAAAGCAGGGATGGCGTGCGCAACGGACATGAAGCGCCGTCAGCAGAGGAGATTGGGACGCTGGTGGCGGAGAGGGCGCGGCGATTGAGCGAGGTGCAGCCACGGAGGGCGATTAATGCGACGGGCGTCATCATACACACCAACCTGGGCAGGGCGCCTCTGAGTCGAGAGGCCATTGAGGCGATGATGGAGGCGGCGCAGGGGTATAGCAACCTGGAGTTGGATTTGGGTGATGGACGAAGGGGATCGCGGCAGGCGCATTTGCAACCCATCTTGCAGCAGCTTACTGGCGCTGAGGCTTGCCTGGTGGTGAACAATAACGCGTCGGCGGTGCTGCTGGGGCTGACAGCGGTAGCGCAGGGCAGGGAGGTGATAGTTTCCAGGGGAGAGGCAGTGGAGATTGGAGGCGGGTTCAGGGTGCCGTCGGTGCTGGCGCAGAGCGGTGCCAAGCTGGTGGAGGTGGGGACGACCAACCGCACGTATGTGGCCGATTATGAATCGGCGATTTCCGAGAACACGGCGGCGTTGTTGAAAGTCCATGCCAGCAACTTTCGAGTGGTAGGGTTCACGCACGCGCCGGAGACGGCGGAGCTGGTGGCGCTGGGCAAGAGGCGTGGGATTCCGGCGCTGCATGACATCGGGAGCGGCTGTTTGCTGGACACGCGGCCTTACGGTCTGGCGTACGAGCCTCGGCCTCAGGACAGCGTCCGCGACGGCGCCGACCTGGTATTTTTCTCGGGGGATAAGCTGCTGGGAGGGCCGCAGGCGGGGATAATTGTGGGGCGGAAGGAGATGGTGGACAGGCTGTCGAGTCACCCGCTGGCTCGGGCTATACGCATCGATAAGATGAGCCTGGCGGGTCTTACGGCGACGCTGCTGCATTATCTCAAGGGAGAGGCTATATCCAAGGTGCCGGTGTGGGCGATGATTGCTGCATCGGAGGCGGAGTTAAAGCGCAGAGCTATACGGTGGAAGCGGACGTTGGGAGAGAGGGCACAGGTTGTGCCCTCGGTGTCGGCAATTGGGGGAGGGAGTCTGCCGGGGGAGACGCTGCGGTCGTGGGCGGTGGCGCTGGACTGTCAGGGGGTTGAGGGTGGGGCGGACGGAGTAGCGGCGCGGCTGCGGCGGCATCGCCCGCCGGTGGTGGGGCGTATTGAGGATGGGATGGTGCTGCTGGACCCGCGGACGGTGCTGGCCGGGGAGGAGAGAGAGATGCTGACGGCGGCGCGGGCGGCCTTTTCGTAG